Proteins co-encoded in one Rhodopirellula bahusiensis genomic window:
- a CDS encoding BON domain-containing protein: MKEQLHQKVERIVHRFGFANVRVSNGKAGQITLSGNVGDINDRALLVAVARTTPGVRDVRSEITVTK, from the coding sequence ATGAAGGAACAACTGCATCAAAAGGTAGAACGAATCGTCCATCGGTTTGGTTTCGCAAACGTCCGCGTTTCCAACGGCAAGGCAGGACAAATCACGTTGTCCGGTAATGTTGGCGACATCAACGACCGCGCGCTGCTGGTCGCGGTCGCCCGCACGACGCCCGGCGTCCGGGACGTTCGTAGCGAGATAACAGTAACTAAGTAG
- a CDS encoding carbon storage regulator, whose translation MLVLSRKIGQSICLPGSDTTITIAKATRNRVSLAIDAPREIAVSRGELSSPDDEDTVVEEDIATLWRPKPKSRAAQTAPTRACTPEPANILVAITNADERRRYADAFRSAGYRASEATDGLSCLSALRSDLFDMLVIDQHLIWGSGDGVIEVMHHDTSMEQIPVVLLNFPSPNESTGRDPNGQRELRCDEVVYIVQRRLAGSV comes from the coding sequence ATGTTGGTACTTTCCAGAAAAATCGGTCAGTCGATCTGTTTGCCCGGTTCCGATACAACAATCACCATCGCTAAAGCGACTCGCAATCGCGTGAGTTTAGCGATCGACGCCCCTCGCGAGATTGCGGTTTCGCGAGGCGAGCTTTCGTCGCCCGACGATGAAGATACGGTCGTCGAAGAAGACATCGCCACTTTATGGCGCCCGAAGCCCAAGTCGCGTGCAGCGCAGACCGCTCCAACGCGTGCATGCACGCCTGAACCTGCGAATATCCTGGTGGCCATCACCAATGCCGATGAGCGCCGTCGCTATGCCGACGCCTTTCGCTCGGCGGGTTACCGTGCAAGCGAGGCGACCGATGGATTGTCATGTTTGTCAGCACTTCGATCGGACCTGTTCGACATGTTGGTCATCGACCAACACTTGATATGGGGCAGCGGAGACGGGGTCATTGAGGTCATGCACCACGACACGTCGATGGAGCAGATTCCCGTGGTGCTGCTGAATTTTCCTTCGCCAAACGAATCAACTGGGCGTGACCCCAACGGCCAGCGAGAGTTGCGTTGCGACGAGGTTGTTTACATCGTGCAACGACGTCTTGCTGGAAGCGTTTGA
- a CDS encoding cation:proton antiporter, producing the protein MIHRNCDRIVVRSLATVFACLCVLGVYGIASGQQPRTTSQLPVVDSNANEIKESRVHEPAEHELPFSPIILELGVVIVVAATGRWVAERVGQSPVLGELVVGIVLGNIGVWLSIPFFVLVMNLGDAITLLNEVWLSGESVQAAANHLFAVNAADQRGGTSRLLEIMTGPEGPRYVAMGFAIWLFSELGVLLLLFLVGLESQVNELMQVGGRALSVAVAGVVAPFVFGYFVSQWLLPTAEMSVHLFLAATLCATSVGITARVFRDSGKLQSREAKVILGAAVIDDILGLIILTVVVGIATTGKFSLWKVSQVSILSFVFLAATILFGGKLVGWMIPRFTAMGERQIKLLFPLSLAFFMSWIANAIELAPIVGAFAAGLILREDQFRSDSRHTIEDLVSPLEKLFAPVFFVLMGMQVDVRSMTSPSTLWLALILSVIAIAGKLICGVVAGRGINRWAVGIGMIPRGEVGLIFASIGKGLGVVSGSTFSAIVAMVIATTVVTPIFLKWSLAKTNDDHHDESAHDEKTEHRDQATQETM; encoded by the coding sequence ATGATCCACCGCAACTGCGATCGAATCGTTGTCCGTTCACTGGCCACTGTGTTTGCATGCCTGTGTGTCCTCGGCGTCTACGGCATCGCCAGCGGCCAACAACCGCGAACCACGTCGCAATTGCCGGTGGTCGACTCGAATGCGAACGAAATCAAGGAATCCCGTGTCCATGAACCGGCGGAGCACGAGCTTCCATTTTCACCGATCATTCTTGAGTTGGGGGTCGTGATTGTCGTAGCCGCGACCGGACGCTGGGTTGCTGAACGAGTTGGTCAGTCCCCGGTACTGGGAGAACTGGTAGTAGGAATTGTTTTGGGAAACATTGGCGTCTGGCTGAGCATTCCTTTCTTTGTTCTTGTGATGAATCTGGGAGACGCCATCACATTGTTGAACGAAGTCTGGCTGAGTGGCGAGTCGGTTCAAGCGGCTGCGAATCACCTCTTTGCCGTGAATGCTGCGGACCAGCGCGGCGGTACGAGCCGTTTACTGGAAATCATGACTGGGCCAGAAGGTCCACGCTATGTCGCGATGGGATTTGCGATTTGGTTGTTTTCGGAGTTGGGCGTCCTGTTGCTTTTGTTTTTGGTGGGACTGGAATCACAAGTCAACGAGTTGATGCAAGTCGGCGGCCGCGCCCTGTCGGTAGCCGTCGCTGGCGTCGTTGCGCCGTTCGTGTTTGGCTATTTTGTGAGTCAGTGGCTTCTACCAACGGCGGAAATGTCCGTTCATTTGTTTCTTGCGGCGACTCTTTGTGCCACCAGTGTCGGCATCACGGCACGCGTCTTCCGTGACTCCGGGAAGTTGCAGTCACGCGAGGCGAAGGTCATCCTCGGAGCCGCGGTCATCGACGACATACTCGGTTTGATCATTTTGACGGTCGTTGTCGGAATCGCTACGACCGGGAAATTCAGCTTGTGGAAGGTCAGCCAAGTCAGCATTCTGTCATTTGTGTTTCTCGCAGCCACCATTCTATTCGGCGGGAAGCTTGTCGGATGGATGATTCCACGCTTCACCGCAATGGGCGAACGACAAATTAAATTGCTCTTCCCACTGTCGCTGGCGTTTTTCATGTCGTGGATAGCAAACGCAATCGAACTCGCTCCGATCGTCGGCGCCTTCGCAGCGGGTTTGATTTTACGGGAAGATCAGTTTCGCTCCGATTCACGTCACACCATAGAAGACTTGGTTTCACCACTGGAAAAACTGTTCGCGCCGGTTTTCTTCGTCTTGATGGGGATGCAGGTCGATGTTCGGTCGATGACATCGCCCTCGACGCTGTGGTTGGCATTGATCCTCAGTGTGATTGCGATCGCCGGAAAACTAATCTGCGGCGTCGTGGCCGGACGTGGGATCAATCGTTGGGCGGTCGGAATCGGAATGATTCCCAGAGGCGAGGTGGGGTTGATTTTCGCCAGTATCGGCAAGGGACTTGGCGTCGTTAGCGGCTCAACGTTTTCAGCGATTGTGGCAATGGTGATCGCCACCACCGTAGTAACACCAATCTTCCTTAAATGGTCGCTTGCTAAAACAAACGATGACCATCACGACGAGTCGGCTCATGACGAGAAAACGGAACATCGCGATCAAGCCACCCAAGAAACGATGTGA
- a CDS encoding universal stress protein → MFKKMLYTTDFSDDSRRALALASALAAKHQAKLIIVHVAETTVPVTVLPPAGATAALPPVVPTQDELLEKLSEFVPDDPIVAYEHALLRGVAGEEIVAFGRDTAIDLIVMSTHGRSGLERFLLGSVAEYVVRHASCPVLTCNAEVQ, encoded by the coding sequence ATGTTTAAGAAAATGCTGTACACGACGGACTTTTCAGACGATTCACGCCGCGCTTTGGCGTTAGCCAGTGCGCTCGCGGCAAAGCATCAAGCCAAACTAATCATTGTTCATGTCGCCGAAACGACCGTGCCTGTCACTGTCCTGCCACCGGCCGGCGCTACGGCGGCATTGCCACCCGTTGTTCCAACTCAAGACGAGCTTTTAGAAAAACTCAGTGAATTTGTACCAGATGACCCAATCGTGGCTTACGAACACGCACTGCTTCGCGGTGTCGCCGGTGAAGAAATTGTCGCCTTTGGAAGAGACACTGCGATTGATCTGATCGTGATGTCGACCCACGGCCGCAGCGGACTCGAGCGATTCCTGCTTGGCAGCGTGGCGGAATATGTCGTTCGTCACGCAAGTTGCCCCGTGCTGACTTGCAATGCAGAGGTTCAATGA
- a CDS encoding trypsin-like peptidase domain-containing protein, translating into MFCLLLTSHLGAVEPMPLDSEVERLSANQLSRVVRELVTEASPGIVTVYALRGPRMTPAWRLREATKQLRKHPEYSHQHASPSFESPDDQGSGLVMDTEGYVLTCNHVVEGANAVFVRTADGRKIHATKVVGDPVTDLAVIQLGDTDQLTPVRFGDSDRLRVGDWVVSLASPYDLQQSVSVGIVSSTNRWLSSSPVPMIQNDASTNPGSSGGALLNLRGEVVGIMEGCLSTTREFQGIGLATPVNVAREIANELKSRGFIQRGHFGFDTQPLSADMATLLELSADAGIYVKHVYPGSPANVAGLRVGDIIVSFDDKEIDQSFDPQTFTADSTPGKRHHFEVVRDGKTIQIKAVMQQEQPSIDEPRIPIDAAAEDTFEHFDKAFGLGLANLSEELIQELNLLPNTHGVLITYVAMESAAYREGLAAGMGIARVNDHAITNLEEYRDRMSKPRLPNRALFLIQTGTDTHLVLLNNEKDE; encoded by the coding sequence ATGTTTTGTTTGCTTTTAACCTCCCATCTGGGCGCGGTAGAGCCGATGCCGCTGGACAGTGAAGTCGAGCGACTGTCCGCGAATCAACTTTCCCGTGTTGTTCGCGAGTTGGTCACGGAAGCATCACCGGGAATTGTGACGGTTTATGCTTTGCGCGGTCCACGCATGACTCCTGCGTGGCGGCTGCGAGAAGCGACCAAGCAACTGCGGAAACACCCCGAGTATTCTCATCAGCACGCCTCGCCTTCGTTCGAGTCGCCCGACGATCAAGGCTCCGGTCTTGTGATGGATACCGAAGGCTATGTGTTGACGTGTAACCATGTTGTCGAAGGTGCCAACGCGGTCTTTGTGCGAACCGCGGATGGTCGCAAAATTCACGCCACGAAGGTTGTCGGCGACCCGGTGACCGATCTAGCCGTGATTCAACTCGGCGACACCGATCAGTTGACACCCGTTCGCTTCGGCGACTCCGATCGTCTTCGTGTCGGAGATTGGGTCGTCTCGTTGGCTTCGCCCTATGATCTCCAGCAATCAGTCAGTGTGGGCATTGTGAGTTCGACGAATCGGTGGCTATCGAGTTCTCCAGTACCGATGATCCAGAATGATGCGTCAACGAACCCGGGAAGCTCGGGCGGGGCTTTGTTGAACCTTCGCGGCGAAGTCGTCGGCATCATGGAAGGTTGCCTGAGTACAACGCGAGAGTTCCAAGGAATCGGACTCGCGACGCCCGTGAACGTCGCGCGAGAGATCGCCAACGAACTGAAGAGCCGTGGCTTTATCCAGAGAGGCCATTTCGGCTTTGATACTCAGCCCTTGTCCGCTGACATGGCAACGCTGCTCGAGTTGTCGGCTGATGCTGGCATCTATGTAAAGCATGTTTATCCCGGTTCCCCCGCCAACGTCGCCGGATTGCGAGTGGGCGATATCATTGTCAGTTTTGATGACAAAGAGATTGACCAATCATTCGACCCACAGACATTCACCGCTGATTCCACGCCCGGCAAGCGACATCATTTTGAAGTAGTTCGTGATGGTAAAACCATTCAAATCAAAGCGGTGATGCAACAGGAGCAGCCCTCTATCGACGAACCCAGAATCCCGATCGACGCTGCGGCAGAGGATACATTTGAGCACTTTGACAAAGCATTCGGGCTTGGACTGGCAAACCTCAGTGAAGAACTGATTCAGGAATTGAATCTACTGCCGAATACCCATGGCGTCTTAATCACCTACGTTGCGATGGAAAGCGCTGCTTACCGTGAAGGCTTGGCGGCGGGCATGGGAATTGCCCGCGTGAACGATCATGCCATTACCAACCTCGAAGAATACCGTGATCGCATGTCCAA
- a CDS encoding PP2C family protein-serine/threonine phosphatase, with product MTDNTTKDRRRSYPTVTLLLLAVNVPLAVLVALLLVTDYRREMRRATDARSITLSDEASVIGNALLRLSEPDDAVAITTFLESTCAETAGPNTPGHWIDVRWNGKRLHTHTGPDSEQNTAPEIGRVQDAIVGRFSSGDLRVAVTERAAEIRRSARGETLMHLSGILGLASLAAIIVDVVLVRLIANPTKRLTETVEQLQSIQFEMEPLSFRSRELNDLSFQIAQMAESLRHAEADRSGAMRRARDIQNHLLPRRICVPGLAFATHFQPAEDVAGDIYGVMPMRDKSWLIYIADLVGHGIPAAISAAVLKMVIDSAANGTTDPGHIMNRVNRILPRYLSDSEFATAAILRWNPEKAELSCASAGHEPILLRTQQRLVTLSATGIPLGIDPSACWTTSHHNLVPGDRLLLATDGVAETHSPEDRQFGRSRLAEMFSNSHSRDIEDFAAHLDLEIALHRATAPIEDDVTFLIAECRRIDANQQHCPEKTQT from the coding sequence ATGACTGACAACACGACCAAAGATCGCCGCCGCTCTTATCCGACGGTGACGCTGTTGTTGTTGGCTGTCAACGTGCCGCTGGCCGTTCTCGTCGCACTCCTGCTGGTGACTGATTACCGGCGGGAGATGCGGCGTGCGACGGATGCCCGGAGCATCACGCTTAGTGATGAAGCAAGCGTGATTGGCAACGCGTTGTTGCGTTTAAGTGAACCCGATGACGCCGTAGCCATCACGACGTTTCTTGAAAGCACTTGCGCAGAAACCGCTGGACCGAATACGCCGGGACACTGGATCGACGTGCGGTGGAATGGCAAGCGACTGCACACCCATACTGGCCCTGACAGCGAACAGAATACTGCCCCGGAGATCGGTCGGGTACAAGACGCGATCGTCGGTCGATTCTCGTCTGGTGACTTGCGAGTTGCTGTAACCGAACGGGCCGCTGAGATTCGACGCAGTGCGAGAGGGGAAACACTCATGCACCTCAGCGGCATCCTGGGGCTGGCATCACTCGCGGCCATCATCGTTGATGTCGTCTTGGTCCGGCTAATCGCCAACCCCACAAAGCGACTGACCGAAACGGTTGAGCAACTCCAGTCAATCCAATTCGAGATGGAACCGCTTTCGTTTCGCAGCCGTGAACTGAACGACCTGAGTTTTCAGATTGCCCAGATGGCGGAATCGCTGCGCCATGCGGAAGCCGACCGAAGCGGTGCGATGAGACGTGCTCGTGACATTCAAAACCACCTGCTGCCGCGGCGTATTTGTGTTCCCGGGCTAGCGTTCGCAACTCATTTCCAGCCGGCCGAAGATGTTGCCGGCGATATCTACGGGGTGATGCCGATGCGAGACAAGTCGTGGTTGATCTACATCGCGGATTTGGTCGGCCACGGCATTCCCGCTGCGATCAGCGCGGCGGTTTTGAAGATGGTTATCGACTCGGCCGCCAATGGGACGACCGACCCGGGCCACATCATGAATCGCGTCAATCGGATACTGCCGCGATACCTCTCTGACAGTGAATTTGCGACCGCGGCAATCCTGCGCTGGAATCCTGAAAAGGCTGAACTGTCTTGCGCCAGTGCGGGGCATGAACCGATTTTGCTGAGGACGCAGCAACGTTTGGTCACACTCAGCGCGACTGGCATTCCGCTGGGCATCGACCCTTCGGCTTGTTGGACAACGAGCCATCACAACTTGGTTCCCGGCGACCGACTGCTCTTGGCCACCGACGGGGTTGCGGAAACGCACAGCCCCGAAGACCGACAGTTCGGCCGATCACGACTGGCGGAAATGTTTAGCAACAGCCACTCGCGTGACATCGAAGACTTTGCCGCTCATTTGGATTTGGAAATTGCGTTACATCGAGCCACCGCGCCGATTGAGGACGATGTCACCTTCTTGATCGCCGAATGCCGCCGCATCGACGCAAACCAGCAACATTGTCCGGAGAAGACTCAGACATGA